The Corvus hawaiiensis isolate bCorHaw1 chromosome 2, bCorHaw1.pri.cur, whole genome shotgun sequence genome includes a window with the following:
- the ADAMTS1 gene encoding A disintegrin and metalloproteinase with thrombospondin motifs 1 isoform X1: MRSGGRLPALAPVLAALLGLCSAERRALVLPRRLGAPGARERFRLEAFGERLTLELEPDSSFLAPDFTLQYLGGPPPPPEDDLSRCFYSGTVNRDPGSAAALSLCAGLRGAFSLRGRQYLIQPAPGTAHRHGPHLLRLRGVPRAAPAARCAVAEAGAEAEGPEPAEPAETRSRRKKRFVSSPRYVETLLVADQSMAEFHGSGLKHYLLTLLSVAAKLYKHPSIRNSISLVVVKIMVIYEERKGPDISSNAALTLRNFCSWQKQHNPPSDRHAEHYDTAILFTRQDLCGAKTCDTLGMADVGTVCDLNRSCSIIEDDGLQAAFTTAHELGHVFNMPHDDAKQCAGINGMSRDFHMMASMLSNLDRSQPWSPCSAYMITTFLDNGHGECLLDKPHRPIQLPSDLPGTLYDANRQCQFTFGDESKHCPDAASTCTTLWCTGTSGGLLVCQTKHFPWADGTSCGEGKWCMNGKCVNKTEKKHYDTPVHGSWGSWGAWGECSRSCGGGVQYSFRECDNPIPRNGGKYCEGKRVQYRSCNIEDCPDNNGKTFREEQCEKHNEFSKSPFGSGPAVEWTPKFAGVSPKDRCKLVCRAKGTGYFFVLQPKVVDGTPCSPDSTSVCVQGQCVKAGCDRTIGSNKKFDKCGICGGNGSTCKKVSGTLVRAKPGYHDVVTIPAGATNIEVKQRNHRGARHDGSFLAIKAADGTYILNGDYTLSTLEQDITYKGSVLRYSGSSAALERIRSFSPLKEPLTIQVLTVGDLPQPKIKFTYFVKKPAQPGTDKAPGRKKESFNAIREIISSEWVIEEWGECSKSCGSGWQRRAVECRDPRGRPAADCARELKPSNLRPCADVPCPQWQLGDWSPCSKTCGKGFKKRLLKCVSSDGSVLPQESCEPSKKPKHLIDFCNATDCS; this comes from the exons ATGAGGAGCGGGGGGCGGCTGCCGGCGCTGGCGCCGGTGCTGGCggcgctgctggggctgtgcagcgCCGAGCGCAGGGCGCTGGTGCTGCCGCGGCGCCTGGGCGCGCCCGGCGCCCGCGAGCGCTTCCGCCTGGAGGCCTTCGGGGAGCGCCTGACGCTGGAGCTGGAGCCCGACAGCAGCTTCCTGGCCCCGGACTTCACCCTGCAGTACCTGGgcgggccgccgccgccgcccgagGACGACCTCTCCCGCTGCTTCTACTCCGGCACCGTGAACCGGGACCCCGGCTCGGCGGCCGCGCTCAGCCTGTGCGCGGGGCTGCGCGGCGCCTTCTCGCTGCGGGGCCGCCAGTACCTCATCCAGCCGGCGCCCGGCACCGCGCACCGCCACGGGCCGCACCTCCTGCGCCTCCGCGGCGTCCCGCGGGCCGCCCCTGCCGCCCGCTGCGCCGTGGCCGAGGCGGGGGCCGAGGCGGAGGGGCCGGAGCCCGCCGAGCCCGCAG AAACgagaagcaggaggaagaagaggttCGTGTCCAGCCCCCGCTACGTGGAGACCCTGCTGGTGGCAGACCAGTCCATGGCCGAGTTCCACGGCAGCGGGCTGAAGCACTACCTGCTGACCCTGCTCTCCGTGGCCGCCAAGCTGTACAAGCACCCCAGCATCCGCAACTCCATCAGCCTCGTGGTGGTGAAGATCATGGTCATTTACGAGGAGCGCAAGGGCCCGGATATCTCCTCCAACGCCGCCCTGACTCTGAGGAacttctgcagctggcagaagcAGCACAACCCGCCCAGCGACCGGCACGCCGAGCACTACGACACGGCCATCCTCTTCACCAGGCAG GACCTGTGCGGTGCCAAGACATGTGATACTCTTGGGATGGCTGATGTGGGAACAGTTTGTGATCTAAACCGCAGTTGCTCTATCATAGAAGACGATGGTTTGCAGGCTGCCTTCACAACAGCCCACGAATTAG GCCACGTGTTTAACATGCCTCATGACGATGCAAAGCAGTGTGCTGGCATCAATGGAATGAGCCGGGATTTCCACATGATGGCATCCATGCTCTCCAACCTGGACCGCAGCCAGCCCTGGTCTCCATGCAGTGCCTACATGATTACAACATTTTTGGATAACGGTCATG GGGAGTGTTTGTTGGACAAGCCCCACAGGCCCATCCAGCTCCCTTCTGACTTGCCCGGCACGCTGTACGATGCCAACAGGCAGTGCCAGTTCACGTTTGGAGATGAGTCCAAGCACTGCCCCGACGCAGCCAGTACGTGCACGACGCTGTGGTGCACCGGCACCTCCGGAGGGCTGCTCGTGTGCCAAACCAAACACTTCCCCTGGGCAGACGGCACCAGCTGCGGGGAAGGGAAGTGGTGCATGAATGGCAAGTGTGTGAATAAGACTGAGAAGAAGCATTATGAT ACTCCAGTGCATGggagctgggggtcctggggggcgTGGGGCGAGTGCTCCCGCAGCTGTGGCGGGGGAGTGCAGTATTCCTTCAGGGAGTGTGACAACCCCATCCCGAGGAACGGGGGCAAATACTGCGAAGGGAAGCGGGTGCAGTACAGGTCCTGTAACATCGAGGACTGCCCAGACAACAACG gcaaaACGTTCAGGGAGGAACAGTGTGAAAAGCACAACGAGTTTTCCAAGTCTCCCTTTGGAAGTGGACctgcagtggagtggacacccAAGTTTGCCGGTGTGTCTCCAAAGGACAGATGCAAGCTGGTTTGCCGAGCCAAAGGAACGGGATACTTCTTTGTTCTACAGCCAAAG GTGGTGGATGGCACCCCGTGCAGCCCCGACTCCACGTCGGTGTGCGTGCAGGGGCAGTGTGTGAAGGCCGGCTGTGACCGCACCATCGGCTCCAACAAGAAGTTCGACAAGTGCGGCATCTGCGGAGGCAACGGCTCCACCTGCAAGAAAGTGTCTGGCACCCTCGTTAGAGCCAA ACCTGGCTACCACGATGTGGTCACCATCCCGGCGGGGGCCACCAACATCGAGGTGAAGCAGCGGAACCACCGGGGCGCGAGGCACGACGGCAGCTTCCTGGCCATCAAAGCCGCCGACGGCACCTACATCCTCAACGGTGACTACACCCTGTCCACGCTGGAGCAGGACATTACCTACAAGGGCAGCGTGCTGCGCTACAGCGGCTCCTCGGCCGCCCTGGAGCGCATCCGCAGCTTCAGCCCCCTGAAGGAGCCCCTGACCATCCAGGTGCTGACGGTGGGGGACCTGCCGCAGCCCAAGATCAAGTTCACCTATTTCGTGAAGAAGCCGGCGCAGCCCGGCACGGACAAGGCGCCCGGCAGGAAGAAGGAATCCTTCAACGCCATCAGGGAGATCATCTCCTCGGAGTGGGTGATCGAGGAGTGGGGCGAGTGCTCCAAGTCGTGCGGCTCGGGCTGGCAGCGGCGGGCGGTGGAGTGCCGGGACCCGCGGGGCCGGCCGGCCGCCGACTGCGCCCGCGAGCTGAAGCCCAGCAACCTGCGGCCCTGCGCCGACGTGCCCTGCCCgcagtggcagctgggggaCTGGTCCCCCTGCTCCAAGAcgtgtgggaagggcttcaagaAGAGGTTGTTGAAATGTGTCTCTTCGGACGGCAGCGTGCTGCCCCAGGAAAGCTGTGAGCCCTCCAAGAAACCCAAGCACCTGATAGACTTCTGCAACGCCACGGACTGCAGCTAG
- the ADAMTS1 gene encoding A disintegrin and metalloproteinase with thrombospondin motifs 1 isoform X2 gives MTSTSRQDSMEILLDSGFGRSVASLTEVSKPPSFTPVLNDVLTDTQASLLNWEAQELLLTETRSRRKKRFVSSPRYVETLLVADQSMAEFHGSGLKHYLLTLLSVAAKLYKHPSIRNSISLVVVKIMVIYEERKGPDISSNAALTLRNFCSWQKQHNPPSDRHAEHYDTAILFTRQDLCGAKTCDTLGMADVGTVCDLNRSCSIIEDDGLQAAFTTAHELGHVFNMPHDDAKQCAGINGMSRDFHMMASMLSNLDRSQPWSPCSAYMITTFLDNGHGECLLDKPHRPIQLPSDLPGTLYDANRQCQFTFGDESKHCPDAASTCTTLWCTGTSGGLLVCQTKHFPWADGTSCGEGKWCMNGKCVNKTEKKHYDTPVHGSWGSWGAWGECSRSCGGGVQYSFRECDNPIPRNGGKYCEGKRVQYRSCNIEDCPDNNGKTFREEQCEKHNEFSKSPFGSGPAVEWTPKFAGVSPKDRCKLVCRAKGTGYFFVLQPKVVDGTPCSPDSTSVCVQGQCVKAGCDRTIGSNKKFDKCGICGGNGSTCKKVSGTLVRAKPGYHDVVTIPAGATNIEVKQRNHRGARHDGSFLAIKAADGTYILNGDYTLSTLEQDITYKGSVLRYSGSSAALERIRSFSPLKEPLTIQVLTVGDLPQPKIKFTYFVKKPAQPGTDKAPGRKKESFNAIREIISSEWVIEEWGECSKSCGSGWQRRAVECRDPRGRPAADCARELKPSNLRPCADVPCPQWQLGDWSPCSKTCGKGFKKRLLKCVSSDGSVLPQESCEPSKKPKHLIDFCNATDCS, from the exons ATGACCAGCACATCCAGGCAGGACAGCATGGAAATCTTACTGGACAGTGGCTTTGGAAGGAGTGTGGCATCACTCACAGAAGTCTCCAAG CCTCCGAGTTTCACACCTGTATTGAATGATGTGTTGACAGACACACAAGCGTCTTTGCTTAACTGGGAAGCCCAGGAGTTGTTACTAACAG AAACgagaagcaggaggaagaagaggttCGTGTCCAGCCCCCGCTACGTGGAGACCCTGCTGGTGGCAGACCAGTCCATGGCCGAGTTCCACGGCAGCGGGCTGAAGCACTACCTGCTGACCCTGCTCTCCGTGGCCGCCAAGCTGTACAAGCACCCCAGCATCCGCAACTCCATCAGCCTCGTGGTGGTGAAGATCATGGTCATTTACGAGGAGCGCAAGGGCCCGGATATCTCCTCCAACGCCGCCCTGACTCTGAGGAacttctgcagctggcagaagcAGCACAACCCGCCCAGCGACCGGCACGCCGAGCACTACGACACGGCCATCCTCTTCACCAGGCAG GACCTGTGCGGTGCCAAGACATGTGATACTCTTGGGATGGCTGATGTGGGAACAGTTTGTGATCTAAACCGCAGTTGCTCTATCATAGAAGACGATGGTTTGCAGGCTGCCTTCACAACAGCCCACGAATTAG GCCACGTGTTTAACATGCCTCATGACGATGCAAAGCAGTGTGCTGGCATCAATGGAATGAGCCGGGATTTCCACATGATGGCATCCATGCTCTCCAACCTGGACCGCAGCCAGCCCTGGTCTCCATGCAGTGCCTACATGATTACAACATTTTTGGATAACGGTCATG GGGAGTGTTTGTTGGACAAGCCCCACAGGCCCATCCAGCTCCCTTCTGACTTGCCCGGCACGCTGTACGATGCCAACAGGCAGTGCCAGTTCACGTTTGGAGATGAGTCCAAGCACTGCCCCGACGCAGCCAGTACGTGCACGACGCTGTGGTGCACCGGCACCTCCGGAGGGCTGCTCGTGTGCCAAACCAAACACTTCCCCTGGGCAGACGGCACCAGCTGCGGGGAAGGGAAGTGGTGCATGAATGGCAAGTGTGTGAATAAGACTGAGAAGAAGCATTATGAT ACTCCAGTGCATGggagctgggggtcctggggggcgTGGGGCGAGTGCTCCCGCAGCTGTGGCGGGGGAGTGCAGTATTCCTTCAGGGAGTGTGACAACCCCATCCCGAGGAACGGGGGCAAATACTGCGAAGGGAAGCGGGTGCAGTACAGGTCCTGTAACATCGAGGACTGCCCAGACAACAACG gcaaaACGTTCAGGGAGGAACAGTGTGAAAAGCACAACGAGTTTTCCAAGTCTCCCTTTGGAAGTGGACctgcagtggagtggacacccAAGTTTGCCGGTGTGTCTCCAAAGGACAGATGCAAGCTGGTTTGCCGAGCCAAAGGAACGGGATACTTCTTTGTTCTACAGCCAAAG GTGGTGGATGGCACCCCGTGCAGCCCCGACTCCACGTCGGTGTGCGTGCAGGGGCAGTGTGTGAAGGCCGGCTGTGACCGCACCATCGGCTCCAACAAGAAGTTCGACAAGTGCGGCATCTGCGGAGGCAACGGCTCCACCTGCAAGAAAGTGTCTGGCACCCTCGTTAGAGCCAA ACCTGGCTACCACGATGTGGTCACCATCCCGGCGGGGGCCACCAACATCGAGGTGAAGCAGCGGAACCACCGGGGCGCGAGGCACGACGGCAGCTTCCTGGCCATCAAAGCCGCCGACGGCACCTACATCCTCAACGGTGACTACACCCTGTCCACGCTGGAGCAGGACATTACCTACAAGGGCAGCGTGCTGCGCTACAGCGGCTCCTCGGCCGCCCTGGAGCGCATCCGCAGCTTCAGCCCCCTGAAGGAGCCCCTGACCATCCAGGTGCTGACGGTGGGGGACCTGCCGCAGCCCAAGATCAAGTTCACCTATTTCGTGAAGAAGCCGGCGCAGCCCGGCACGGACAAGGCGCCCGGCAGGAAGAAGGAATCCTTCAACGCCATCAGGGAGATCATCTCCTCGGAGTGGGTGATCGAGGAGTGGGGCGAGTGCTCCAAGTCGTGCGGCTCGGGCTGGCAGCGGCGGGCGGTGGAGTGCCGGGACCCGCGGGGCCGGCCGGCCGCCGACTGCGCCCGCGAGCTGAAGCCCAGCAACCTGCGGCCCTGCGCCGACGTGCCCTGCCCgcagtggcagctgggggaCTGGTCCCCCTGCTCCAAGAcgtgtgggaagggcttcaagaAGAGGTTGTTGAAATGTGTCTCTTCGGACGGCAGCGTGCTGCCCCAGGAAAGCTGTGAGCCCTCCAAGAAACCCAAGCACCTGATAGACTTCTGCAACGCCACGGACTGCAGCTAG